One genomic segment of Mycolicibacterium chubuense NBB4 includes these proteins:
- a CDS encoding adenylate/guanylate cyclase domain-containing protein — protein MANSEADERPDSERIPPRRGLRRRVLSRISIQSKLLMMLLITSILSVAVVGFIGYQSGRESLRASVFERLTEIRASQTRQLESQFADLKNSLLIYTRGSTTTEAMEAFTAGFDELQTSAVNPVQSQSVADYYTKQFGPTEEHQTGVRPDINALLPTSNAQKYLQAYYTAPFSDWDKAIQYDDAGDGSAWSAANARFNEFFRGIVQRFNFEDALLLDTRGNVVYTAYKGVDLGTNILTGPYRQNDLRDAYQKAMAANSVDYVGITDFGDYQPADEPTAWMVTPVGPRGRVEGVLALQFPVSKINRLMTFGKQWEAAGMGRTGETFLVGPDDLMRSDSRLFLQDPTAFKRAVIDAGTPPDVAESSIRQHGTTLVQPVATEATRLAQRGQTGTMISDDYLGRDTLQSYAPVDLPGLHWSVIAKIDTDEAFAPVAAFTRTLVLSTTIIIFVVCLAAMLLARLFVRPIRRLEAAAQQISAGDYRVMVPVRTRDEFGDLTVAFNDMSRNLAIKEELLTEQRRENDRLLLSLMPEQVVQRYREGEETIAQDHQNVTVIFADIVGLDELSAELSTSELLAVVNKLTQQFDAAAENLGVEQVRTLHNGYLASCGLSVPRLDNVRRTVDFAVEMGRIVERFNAETGHHLGLRAGIDTGMVTSGLVGRSTLAYDMWGAAVNLAYQVQSGSPRPGVYVTTGVYDVMRDARAFTSAGTMTVDGDEQTIWRLEERQS, from the coding sequence ATGGCAAACAGCGAAGCGGACGAGCGCCCCGACTCCGAGCGGATCCCTCCGCGGCGCGGCCTGCGCAGGCGTGTCCTGTCGCGGATCAGCATCCAGTCGAAGCTGCTGATGATGCTGCTGATCACCAGCATCCTGTCGGTCGCGGTGGTCGGATTCATCGGCTACCAGTCGGGCCGGGAGTCCCTGCGGGCCTCGGTGTTCGAACGCCTCACCGAGATCCGGGCGTCGCAGACCCGGCAACTGGAATCGCAGTTCGCCGACCTGAAGAACTCCCTGCTGATCTACACGCGCGGTTCGACCACCACCGAGGCGATGGAGGCGTTCACCGCGGGCTTCGACGAATTGCAGACGTCGGCCGTCAACCCCGTGCAGTCGCAGTCGGTGGCCGACTACTACACCAAGCAGTTCGGCCCCACCGAGGAGCATCAGACGGGCGTGCGGCCCGACATCAACGCCCTCCTGCCGACGTCGAACGCACAGAAGTACCTGCAGGCCTACTACACAGCGCCATTCAGCGACTGGGACAAGGCGATCCAATACGACGACGCGGGCGACGGCAGCGCATGGTCGGCGGCCAACGCCCGGTTCAACGAGTTCTTCCGCGGCATCGTGCAGCGATTCAATTTCGAGGACGCACTGCTGCTCGACACCCGCGGCAACGTGGTCTACACCGCCTACAAGGGCGTCGACCTGGGCACGAACATCCTGACCGGGCCCTATCGGCAGAACGACCTCCGCGACGCCTATCAGAAGGCGATGGCCGCCAACTCCGTCGACTACGTCGGCATCACCGACTTCGGCGACTACCAGCCGGCCGACGAGCCCACGGCATGGATGGTGACCCCGGTCGGACCCCGGGGCCGCGTGGAAGGTGTTCTCGCCCTGCAGTTCCCGGTCTCCAAGATCAACCGGCTGATGACCTTCGGCAAGCAGTGGGAAGCGGCGGGCATGGGCCGCACGGGCGAGACGTTCCTGGTCGGTCCCGACGATCTGATGCGGTCGGACTCGCGGCTGTTCCTCCAGGACCCCACCGCGTTCAAGCGGGCCGTGATCGACGCGGGCACGCCTCCCGACGTCGCCGAGTCGTCGATCCGCCAGCACGGCACGACGTTGGTCCAGCCGGTGGCCACCGAGGCGACCCGCCTGGCACAACGCGGGCAGACCGGCACCATGATCTCCGACGACTACCTCGGTCGCGACACGCTGCAGTCCTACGCGCCGGTCGATCTGCCCGGCCTGCACTGGTCGGTGATCGCCAAGATCGACACCGACGAGGCGTTCGCGCCGGTCGCCGCGTTCACCCGCACGCTGGTGCTGTCCACGACGATCATCATCTTCGTGGTGTGCCTGGCGGCGATGCTGCTGGCTCGGTTGTTCGTGCGTCCCATCCGTCGCCTCGAGGCGGCGGCTCAGCAGATCAGTGCCGGCGACTACCGGGTGATGGTGCCGGTGCGCACCCGAGACGAGTTCGGCGATCTGACAGTCGCTTTCAACGACATGAGCCGCAACCTCGCGATCAAGGAGGAGCTGCTGACCGAGCAGCGCCGGGAGAACGACCGGCTACTGCTGTCGCTGATGCCCGAGCAGGTGGTGCAGCGCTACCGCGAGGGCGAGGAGACGATCGCCCAGGACCATCAGAACGTCACGGTGATCTTCGCCGACATCGTGGGCCTCGACGAGCTGTCGGCGGAATTGAGCACCTCCGAGTTGCTCGCCGTCGTCAACAAGCTCACCCAGCAGTTCGACGCGGCCGCCGAGAATCTGGGCGTCGAGCAGGTCCGCACCCTGCACAACGGTTACCTGGCCAGCTGCGGCCTGTCCGTGCCGAGGCTCGACAACGTCCGGCGCACCGTGGATTTCGCCGTGGAGATGGGACGCATCGTCGAGCGGTTCAACGCCGAGACCGGTCATCATCTCGGGCTGCGGGCCGGCATCGACACCGGAATGGTCACCAGCGGCCTGGTGGGACGCTCGACGCTGGCGTACGACATGTGGGGCGCGGCGGTCAACCTCGCCTATCAGGTGCAGAGCGGATCTCCCCGACCGGGCGTCTACGTCACCACCGGCGTGTACGACGTCATGCGCGATGCCCGGGCGTTCACCTCGGCCGGCACCATGACGGTCGACGGCGACGAGCAGACGATCTGGCGACTCGAGGAGCGCCAGTCGTGA
- a CDS encoding DUF1810 domain-containing protein codes for MATERHDQQSSPDDPFDLERFVDAQHGVYDTVLSELRAGAKRTHWIWFVFPQLKGLGHSATAQRFGISSLAEAEAYLAHPVLGPRLRECTGLLLTHRGRPPRAILGYPDDLKVRSSMTLFAKAGGDRQFREVLDAFYDGQQDGATLDLLG; via the coding sequence GTGGCCACCGAGAGACATGATCAGCAATCGTCGCCGGACGACCCGTTCGACTTAGAGCGCTTCGTCGACGCCCAGCACGGCGTCTACGACACGGTGCTGTCCGAACTCCGCGCCGGCGCCAAGCGCACGCACTGGATCTGGTTCGTCTTTCCGCAGCTGAAGGGCTTGGGCCACAGCGCCACCGCGCAACGGTTCGGGATCTCGTCGCTGGCCGAGGCCGAGGCGTATCTGGCGCATCCGGTGCTCGGACCGCGGCTGCGGGAATGCACCGGGCTGCTGCTCACCCACCGGGGGCGCCCGCCGCGCGCGATCCTCGGGTACCCCGACGATCTGAAGGTGCGTTCGTCGATGACGCTGTTCGCGAAGGCCGGTGGGGACCGGCAGTTCCGTGAGGTGCTCGACGCCTTCTACGACGGCCAGCAGGACGGCGCGACGCTGGATCTGCTCGGCTGA